A part of Fibrobacter sp. UWR4 genomic DNA contains:
- a CDS encoding FecR domain-containing protein, protein MFEKCSLLHGLAILALVPAMAYSAPAAGKVRSVLGTVERQKISQTDWNALRANSNVFQSDKVRTGEASEVIFNLPDGSSITIAEFAEVELATLLQPNDKGGFETRIDIKKGHINFAVEKLKQKNSTFKFKTGTATASIRGTEGYVGGEGVFFAGLKTGKLEIVPEGKDTPVSIVAGETTFGKDSLVVLKLASSGHPRFAKKLEKLLADPSKDLNALVVEVQKADSSFQQQLKDEADSSAVNALPSNGFTIKTSSPAEVCAQGLEVEGYYRTADSNATMTIKVGSVSSGNLITAADGQAHAFNHKVSISDENGLWTANKATVTFSGAGVNDSKTLNLNVNRACGDVNRKAPVVSISSYDSLRCAANISVGNMQNDAGIFAVEVDGAPMSEDAITRNVQQRIKLKSGSHEYLMRAEDQAGNKTEVSRVMGCYPMKRFNVDVDGPTKELVTAPPLGSPDSPARLVKTLQFRVKIPENNPEFLYKVLVKQNGKIILQETLSQIQNLDYQLPVELSRELPNRIEIEVTHKSGFRAKAKKVYEVSPR, encoded by the coding sequence ATGTTCGAAAAGTGTTCTTTGCTTCATGGTTTGGCCATTTTGGCCCTTGTTCCTGCGATGGCTTACTCTGCTCCTGCAGCGGGTAAGGTTCGTTCCGTATTGGGTACCGTAGAACGCCAAAAAATCAGTCAGACTGATTGGAATGCCCTTCGCGCAAACTCTAACGTTTTCCAGTCCGACAAGGTCCGTACGGGTGAAGCTTCCGAAGTGATCTTTAATCTTCCGGACGGAAGTTCCATTACCATTGCAGAATTTGCCGAAGTTGAATTGGCAACTCTGTTGCAGCCTAACGACAAGGGTGGCTTTGAAACCCGAATCGACATTAAGAAGGGCCACATCAACTTTGCGGTTGAAAAGCTGAAACAGAAAAACTCCACCTTTAAGTTCAAGACCGGTACCGCAACTGCATCTATTCGCGGTACGGAAGGTTACGTAGGCGGTGAAGGCGTGTTCTTCGCTGGCCTTAAGACCGGTAAGCTTGAAATTGTTCCCGAAGGTAAGGATACTCCCGTTTCTATCGTAGCGGGTGAAACCACCTTCGGTAAGGATTCCCTGGTGGTGTTGAAGCTTGCTTCTTCCGGTCATCCCCGCTTTGCCAAGAAGCTGGAAAAGTTGCTTGCCGATCCTTCCAAGGACTTGAATGCCCTGGTGGTGGAAGTTCAGAAGGCTGACTCCTCTTTCCAGCAGCAGCTGAAGGACGAAGCTGATAGCTCCGCTGTGAACGCTCTTCCCTCCAATGGCTTTACGATCAAGACTTCTTCTCCTGCGGAAGTTTGCGCCCAGGGTCTGGAAGTGGAAGGTTACTACCGCACTGCAGACTCCAATGCCACTATGACCATCAAGGTGGGAAGTGTTTCCTCTGGAAACTTGATTACCGCTGCTGATGGCCAGGCTCATGCTTTCAACCACAAGGTTTCCATCTCTGATGAAAACGGCCTCTGGACTGCAAACAAGGCTACCGTGACCTTTAGCGGTGCAGGTGTGAATGATTCCAAGACTCTTAACCTGAATGTGAACCGAGCCTGTGGCGACGTGAACCGTAAGGCTCCCGTGGTTTCCATTAGTTCTTACGACTCCCTGCGTTGCGCTGCCAATATTTCTGTTGGTAACATGCAGAACGATGCCGGTATCTTTGCTGTGGAAGTGGATGGCGCTCCGATGTCCGAAGATGCCATTACCCGTAACGTCCAGCAGAGAATCAAGCTGAAGAGCGGCAGCCACGAGTACCTGATGAGGGCTGAAGACCAGGCTGGCAACAAGACGGAAGTGAGCCGTGTCATGGGCTGCTATCCTATGAAGCGCTTTAATGTGGATGTGGATGGTCCTACTAAGGAACTGGTAACCGCACCTCCTCTGGGATCTCCGGATAGTCCGGCTCGTCTCGTGAAAACACTTCAATTTAGAGTAAAGATTCCCGAAAATAATCCGGAATTTTTGTACAAGGTTCTTGTGAAGCAGAACGGAAAGATTATATTACAAGAGACGCTTTCCCAGATTCAGAATCTGGATTATCAGTTGCCTGTAGAACTGTCCCGTGAATTGCCGAACCGCATTGAAATTGAGGTTACCCATAAGAGCGGATTCAGGGCTAAGGCTAAGAAAGTTTACGAGGTCTCTCCGAGATGA
- a CDS encoding stress response translation initiation inhibitor YciH (involved in start site selection during the initiation of translation) gives MGIEERSTLVYSTELGGRVKQEKPKAERPKGDGTVRIQLKRLGGGKMASVVTGLPLDEDELKDLGRQLKQKCGVGGSVKDFTIEIQGDKRNILKQELEKKGYTVKLAGG, from the coding sequence ATGGGTATTGAAGAACGTTCTACGCTTGTGTATTCTACTGAACTGGGTGGCCGCGTCAAGCAGGAAAAGCCCAAGGCTGAACGCCCCAAGGGGGATGGCACCGTCCGTATCCAGCTGAAGCGCCTGGGTGGCGGCAAGATGGCAAGTGTTGTGACGGGCTTGCCCCTGGATGAGGATGAGCTGAAGGATTTGGGCCGTCAGCTGAAGCAAAAGTGCGGTGTGGGCGGTTCCGTAAAGGATTTTACCATTGAAATACAGGGCGACAAGCGCAATATCCTGAAACAGGAGTTGGAGAAGAAGGGCTATACCGTCAAATTGGCCGGCGGTTAG
- a CDS encoding cadherin repeat domain-containing protein has product MRFEIGLVKRFALALAMVVSVGFAADLEPFQFLDAATGHDVQQKEWNKLLKYKLWGTGKTGEYGVAFIGQKVFVTDSSGYSGSAKGYLRMSNTHHTIGGPLSFGGGFFQAANGQEGTPVDSYSNGDGNDTISTGPSHFGGDFYVSFNARDKMFIAGNLCVDGTVTRADQGLANGHGNLTCTASDIPEIDATLDVPTVNYAMAGFAFDREVASINVINEKFIDIPKGEGVFDLHVKGDIKFENNAALYVRMPAGGRLTRIFLDGKFDINSTQHNIGVMYATKDATWNGSTWSKAERVENKDYAGNLLFYTPEDISFPTEECNIQGTFISQGEIFFKQHYKFAGQLLAKRIKIDAEFRAQDFIYVPFDPPTFKHEANSWGQLKEGVSGPQKLSVALTKKPETQVTFDYCFIFNTTKNGDAESDEDNQASEADVAATSERYLCSKGDVGHAKFLKGDSLLAEPITLTIADDNYVENEEFFTIHVFNLRGAVSDTAKQETFEGDFDISIIDDDDRLISKDTNVNMLEDTPYTFGRIDFPVMARDGSEWTGEYAIRIVTPPYYADSLKIDNKPVDYNGVHPVYSSILEGKLNGWHMVYYPPKDLYGDKLDSLEYVVMRNSSKSESVYKLYFNVKPVNDAPVVDSTQFTIEENSAAGTEVTGTLKVTDVDDKIFSYAFDSADKNYEKVSSLFAIDSKTGVITAKGALNYESADSVLTIGISVKDSSKSTGDYKDALTTTKTVSIRLIDVNEKPVMEPQSFEVMENSKKGTEVGTVVATDPDRSTVDFGKLVFSIPETENVPFAVSSSGVITVTDSTKLDYEKVKSISFNVIVSDKGDPSLKDIALVTINIEDENEPPEFIDDGKDHYDVNEHVADNFEVARLKFVDGDAADSKITDFVPTLTDNKKTSGKVSAEDLFSLSIEKDAESDTFYVVISVADSAKLDYEKLAASEKAAVSFDVTISIKDNEGKAGYNEISIDRKLNVIDVNEAPTAKPFSKEIAENLPTGSVVGTVEASDPDTKNATYSKLTYSIPVNEDASTANDVPFTINASTGVITVKDGSKLDYETNPSFTFKVEVKDIEYTATSTVTITLSDEEEPPEIIPDPSCDEEKEDCCDPNLENCSDPIDPPDTTCVTNCGYIKGDTLYVNVRENSKTGTQILKYYVKDQDAGDLVSMKVYFEDVYKSGADSLFIVSPTLTKDTKGNYYFTLTVKDGSKLDFEKVNETHVLRIIAKDDGGKSDAIVRVIKVVDLNEKPVVEDSKKEIKENLPNGTPVDTLVAYDPDTKHVKEFGTLSYEILDSANVPFTLDSKNPKIIKVKDRTKLDYEKTSSFTFYVRVTDGTLADTATITLTLTDEEEPPEIIEDDPKCDEEKEDCHKCDATIQDCGKPVEPPVECTENCGYMKGDTVYVNVRENSKTGTKILEYYVKDQDAGDLESMEVTFENKNKSGADSLFAITKKLDKDADGDYKFVLSVKDSAKLNYEKINEVHRLLIIVKDDGGKADSILRVIKVVDVNEAPTIKDNLKGKVDENSKVGVVAATMSASDPDIKHPEIYGKLTYTVVEEGTPFKMDSNKVVVADGSMLNYEKDSLYTIHVRVTDGEFAATALVQIKLNNTNEEPFIKCLEDDDNCEGPYDIAENSATGTEIHTFAVMDDDKDPAYRLNSASISDMQGTNARDLFAIKFNVDSSQVTVYVKDGSKLDYEKVQPSYTVKIKISDAMGVADSVIRVINVIDVNEAPSIADSSFAVAENTKNGTVIGSLRASDPDIKNVLFSSLSYEIVDEVPFKMDSNKIVVADSKSLNYEKVTEFYFDVRVTDGGNLTDLATVYVKLSNVDEPPQIDTIPPCDPEVEVCHACDATIEDCDNEDDPPPPTCTENCGYMKGDTVYVNVREDAPAGTKILEYYVNDEDAGDLETMKVTFVDNNKSGSDTLFTITPTLVKDEKGYKFVLAVTDSVDYETTKHSHQMTIIVEDAAGLKDSVFRVINIVDVNEPPYIVKADFDLKEHNKEGATVGTIEWGDDRDMDGVSNPAFRDNRVVAVDGATDIFDVDSLGVITVKKTLNYETDDSTYTLIVSVVDKTDPTLKSTETMTIHLKNIPETPVITSTEFSVDENPADRKVIGTLTSEDLDDLKNEETRTYTLIGTSEFVKVTENGEIVVINKDKFDYETVDSFTIKVKVTDPQGVSSDTTVTIKINDVNEAPNLDDKPITVSEHTAPGTVIDTLKATDPDKDPTKRELTYTIVDGDTSLFEIDSKTGVITLKDSLDYEKAKEHILKVEVSDGEFADIAKITVNVENVEEKSVVEIQMVDDGDSLWVRPDSVYTNRTDVTICWTEDGRDYCSDTTMTEGIHTIIKTFKDPKKDFPGADTVVIQISTSAPQVIVSAKADGLSDGSIFTLDEGVLAGDTNIYVNDSKNDIQVTIKDPVNKKDSTFTVKLDLETVDVSDKDLESVSNIAEKGKLTLNENPKIPASRTPVNGSEVKVFYTEEVDGKKVEVSYYTDKNGDVLKTPVIIDGKVDSIEVITVSYETKIGGRDVVVSYQADAITGQVLNVSSDGMLTYDDKIVVESVPDGKPSAKDTTVSNTTEVSVGSYKVTYEYEDEKHNTIVVTYTVDEKGNIVKNGDGDIGYKVSYTYENKFGNSATQSVFIVLDQKPPVVKIVSPEYGSKIRANSVEVVWTVNGVVQDTLTLQGLKKGFQWIKREYRDKAGNTAVDSVAVQVKDAKSMEIEVVEAVTEMNVEKVEEYYASNPPKKGETFAVSVANPSTGKEVEALTGGSYGQEDGTFKTPYPGVEGNGHLGPTLAMEVRLPVVNDVAGLATFDDLILSDGTISSRGVNSDRCKMAEEYEAMGLVVDTLVKDTSVCVKFTQEQYVEKFCEDDVDLTGDLSKINLYSTRMHAKVWIYTSIGGFVDYYNFKVDLNDPDYTDNAGVLNMYFEQKPDKNGEIHTEDGRVMATGAYLYKVEADIRAKLRCSLPPFDEVSSTNKKKGSVVKKSDELLKPFGYKRPSKK; this is encoded by the coding sequence ATGCGATTTGAGATTGGATTAGTCAAACGATTTGCCCTGGCTCTGGCCATGGTAGTGTCCGTAGGTTTCGCTGCGGACCTTGAACCATTTCAATTCCTTGATGCTGCTACTGGCCATGACGTCCAGCAGAAGGAATGGAATAAACTCCTGAAGTACAAACTGTGGGGTACAGGTAAGACTGGTGAATACGGTGTAGCTTTTATTGGACAAAAGGTCTTTGTTACTGATTCCAGTGGTTATTCTGGTAGTGCTAAGGGTTACCTCCGTATGTCTAATACCCACCACACAATTGGTGGACCATTATCATTTGGTGGAGGCTTCTTCCAAGCTGCTAACGGGCAGGAGGGAACTCCTGTAGATTCCTATTCTAATGGCGATGGTAATGATACCATCTCTACAGGGCCTAGCCATTTTGGTGGCGATTTTTATGTGTCCTTTAATGCTCGCGATAAAATGTTTATCGCGGGAAATCTTTGTGTTGATGGCACTGTTACCAGAGCTGATCAGGGGTTGGCTAATGGCCATGGAAACCTTACCTGTACAGCTTCTGATATTCCTGAAATCGATGCGACTCTTGACGTTCCGACTGTTAATTATGCTATGGCTGGGTTTGCATTCGATAGGGAAGTTGCCTCTATCAACGTAATTAATGAAAAGTTCATTGATATTCCTAAAGGTGAAGGCGTTTTTGATTTGCATGTTAAAGGTGATATCAAATTCGAAAATAATGCAGCACTTTATGTTCGTATGCCTGCGGGTGGACGTTTAACTCGAATTTTCCTTGATGGTAAGTTTGATATCAATTCTACGCAGCATAACATTGGTGTTATGTATGCTACAAAGGATGCTACTTGGAATGGATCTACTTGGAGTAAGGCTGAACGAGTTGAAAATAAGGACTATGCAGGTAACTTGCTGTTCTATACACCGGAAGATATTTCTTTCCCTACGGAAGAATGTAACATTCAGGGTACGTTTATTTCTCAGGGTGAAATTTTCTTTAAACAGCACTACAAGTTTGCTGGTCAGCTGCTTGCAAAACGTATTAAAATTGATGCTGAATTCCGTGCTCAGGACTTCATCTACGTTCCCTTTGATCCTCCTACCTTTAAGCACGAAGCAAATAGCTGGGGCCAGTTGAAGGAAGGTGTTTCTGGCCCTCAGAAGCTCTCTGTGGCTTTGACAAAAAAACCGGAAACTCAGGTTACTTTTGATTACTGCTTCATCTTTAACACTACGAAGAATGGTGATGCCGAAAGCGATGAGGATAATCAGGCAAGCGAAGCTGATGTGGCTGCAACGAGTGAACGTTATCTGTGTAGCAAGGGTGATGTTGGTCATGCAAAGTTCCTGAAGGGCGACTCTTTGCTGGCTGAGCCAATCACTTTGACAATTGCTGATGACAACTATGTTGAAAATGAAGAATTCTTCACTATTCATGTGTTCAACCTTAGAGGTGCTGTATCGGATACTGCTAAGCAGGAAACTTTTGAAGGTGATTTCGATATTTCCATTATTGACGATGATGACCGTTTGATTTCTAAGGATACCAACGTAAACATGTTGGAAGATACTCCTTATACATTTGGTCGTATTGATTTCCCTGTGATGGCTCGTGACGGTTCTGAATGGACTGGTGAATATGCTATCCGTATCGTTACTCCGCCTTATTATGCTGATTCCCTGAAGATTGATAATAAGCCTGTTGATTACAATGGCGTTCATCCTGTTTACTCTTCTATTCTTGAAGGTAAGCTTAATGGCTGGCACATGGTTTATTATCCGCCGAAGGATCTTTACGGTGATAAGCTGGACTCTCTGGAATACGTTGTAATGCGTAATTCTAGCAAGTCTGAATCCGTTTACAAACTGTACTTCAATGTTAAGCCGGTAAACGATGCTCCTGTGGTTGACTCTACTCAGTTTACTATTGAAGAAAATAGTGCCGCAGGTACAGAAGTTACAGGTACTCTTAAGGTTACTGACGTTGATGATAAAATCTTCAGCTATGCGTTTGATTCTGCCGATAAGAATTACGAAAAGGTTTCTAGTCTCTTCGCTATTGACTCTAAGACGGGTGTGATTACCGCTAAGGGTGCTTTGAACTACGAATCTGCCGATAGCGTTCTTACCATTGGAATTTCTGTCAAGGATAGCAGCAAGTCTACTGGTGATTATAAGGATGCTTTAACAACTACTAAGACTGTTTCCATCCGTCTGATTGATGTGAACGAAAAACCGGTAATGGAACCTCAGTCCTTCGAGGTGATGGAAAATTCCAAGAAGGGTACTGAGGTTGGTACTGTTGTGGCAACTGATCCGGACCGTTCTACCGTTGACTTCGGTAAGCTGGTTTTCTCTATTCCTGAAACTGAAAATGTCCCGTTCGCCGTGTCCTCCAGTGGTGTAATCACCGTAACCGATAGCACCAAGCTGGACTATGAAAAGGTTAAGAGTATTTCCTTCAACGTTATCGTTAGCGATAAGGGTGATCCTTCTCTTAAGGATATTGCTCTGGTTACCATCAACATTGAAGACGAAAATGAACCTCCTGAATTCATTGATGATGGTAAAGATCACTACGATGTTAACGAACATGTTGCAGATAACTTTGAAGTTGCTCGTCTAAAGTTCGTTGATGGTGATGCCGCTGATTCAAAGATTACGGACTTTGTCCCCACTTTGACTGACAACAAGAAGACTTCTGGTAAGGTTAGCGCAGAAGACTTGTTCTCGCTTTCCATTGAAAAGGACGCCGAAAGTGATACTTTCTACGTAGTCATTTCTGTTGCAGATAGCGCAAAGCTTGACTATGAAAAGCTGGCTGCTTCTGAAAAGGCTGCTGTTTCCTTCGATGTAACCATTTCTATCAAGGATAACGAAGGTAAGGCTGGCTACAATGAAATTTCTATTGATCGCAAGCTTAACGTGATTGACGTGAATGAAGCTCCTACTGCAAAACCCTTCAGCAAGGAAATTGCTGAAAATCTGCCGACTGGTTCTGTAGTTGGTACTGTGGAAGCTTCTGATCCGGATACCAAGAATGCAACCTACAGCAAACTGACCTACTCCATTCCTGTAAACGAAGATGCAAGTACTGCAAATGATGTTCCGTTCACCATCAATGCTTCTACTGGTGTAATCACTGTTAAGGATGGCTCCAAGCTTGATTACGAAACGAATCCCAGCTTTACCTTCAAGGTTGAAGTGAAGGATATCGAATACACCGCAACTTCTACCGTTACGATTACTCTGTCTGACGAAGAAGAACCTCCTGAAATCATTCCGGATCCGTCTTGCGATGAGGAAAAGGAAGATTGCTGCGATCCGAACCTTGAAAATTGCTCTGATCCGATCGATCCGCCGGATACTACTTGCGTGACTAACTGCGGTTATATCAAGGGTGATACCCTTTATGTGAACGTTCGTGAAAATTCCAAGACTGGTACTCAGATTCTTAAGTACTACGTGAAGGATCAGGATGCCGGTGACCTTGTAAGCATGAAGGTTTATTTCGAAGACGTGTACAAGTCAGGTGCAGATTCCCTGTTTATAGTCTCTCCGACTTTGACTAAGGATACCAAGGGTAACTACTACTTCACTCTTACGGTGAAGGATGGCTCTAAGCTTGACTTTGAAAAGGTCAATGAAACGCATGTTCTCCGTATTATTGCCAAGGATGATGGCGGCAAGTCCGATGCCATCGTTCGTGTGATCAAGGTTGTTGACCTGAACGAAAAGCCGGTCGTGGAAGATTCTAAGAAGGAAATTAAGGAAAACCTGCCCAATGGTACTCCTGTGGATACCTTGGTTGCTTACGATCCGGATACCAAGCATGTGAAGGAATTCGGTACCTTGAGCTATGAAATCCTGGATTCTGCTAATGTGCCGTTTACTCTGGATTCCAAGAACCCGAAGATTATCAAGGTGAAGGACCGTACCAAGCTTGACTACGAAAAGACTTCCTCCTTTACCTTCTATGTTCGTGTAACGGATGGTACTCTGGCTGATACCGCTACGATTACCTTGACCTTGACCGACGAAGAAGAACCTCCTGAAATCATCGAAGACGACCCGAAGTGCGATGAAGAGAAGGAAGATTGCCACAAGTGCGATGCTACTATCCAGGATTGTGGTAAGCCGGTTGAGCCTCCTGTAGAATGCACCGAAAATTGCGGCTACATGAAGGGCGATACTGTCTATGTGAACGTCCGTGAAAATTCCAAGACTGGTACTAAGATCCTTGAATACTATGTCAAGGACCAGGATGCTGGTGACCTGGAATCCATGGAGGTGACTTTCGAAAACAAGAACAAGTCTGGTGCAGATTCCCTGTTTGCAATTACCAAGAAGCTGGACAAGGATGCAGATGGCGACTACAAGTTTGTTCTGTCTGTTAAGGATAGTGCAAAGCTTAACTACGAAAAGATCAATGAAGTTCATCGCCTCCTCATCATCGTAAAGGATGATGGCGGTAAGGCTGACTCTATCCTCCGTGTAATCAAGGTTGTGGATGTGAACGAAGCACCCACCATCAAGGATAACCTGAAGGGTAAAGTTGACGAAAACAGCAAAGTTGGCGTGGTTGCAGCCACAATGTCCGCATCCGATCCGGATATTAAGCACCCGGAAATCTACGGAAAGCTGACCTACACTGTCGTCGAAGAAGGCACCCCGTTCAAGATGGATTCCAATAAGGTGGTGGTTGCCGATGGTTCCATGCTGAACTACGAAAAGGATTCTCTCTATACCATTCATGTCCGCGTGACGGATGGAGAGTTCGCCGCAACCGCCCTGGTACAGATTAAGCTGAACAATACCAACGAAGAACCGTTTATCAAGTGCCTTGAAGACGACGACAACTGTGAAGGTCCTTACGATATTGCTGAAAATTCCGCAACGGGTACTGAAATCCATACCTTCGCCGTGATGGACGACGATAAGGATCCCGCTTACCGTCTGAACTCCGCTTCTATCTCTGATATGCAGGGTACTAACGCTAGGGATCTGTTCGCTATCAAGTTCAATGTGGACTCCTCTCAGGTGACCGTCTATGTGAAGGATGGTTCCAAGCTCGACTACGAAAAGGTCCAGCCGTCTTACACCGTGAAGATCAAGATCTCTGACGCAATGGGTGTCGCTGACTCCGTTATCCGCGTGATTAACGTGATAGACGTGAACGAAGCCCCGTCTATTGCCGACAGTTCCTTTGCTGTTGCTGAAAACACCAAGAATGGTACTGTGATTGGTTCTCTGAGAGCTTCCGATCCGGATATCAAGAATGTTCTTTTCAGCAGCTTGAGCTATGAAATTGTGGACGAAGTTCCCTTCAAGATGGATTCCAACAAGATTGTGGTTGCTGACTCCAAGAGCCTGAACTACGAAAAGGTTACCGAATTCTACTTCGACGTCCGTGTTACTGACGGCGGTAATCTCACCGATCTTGCTACGGTATATGTGAAGTTGAGCAATGTGGATGAACCTCCGCAGATTGATACTATTCCGCCTTGCGATCCTGAAGTTGAAGTTTGCCATGCATGCGACGCAACTATCGAAGATTGCGATAATGAAGATGATCCTCCTCCTCCGACCTGTACTGAAAACTGCGGTTACATGAAGGGCGATACCGTTTACGTGAACGTCCGTGAAGATGCTCCCGCAGGTACCAAGATCCTGGAATACTACGTGAACGACGAAGATGCTGGCGACCTGGAAACCATGAAGGTTACCTTCGTGGATAACAACAAATCCGGCTCTGACACCCTGTTCACTATTACTCCGACTCTGGTCAAGGACGAAAAGGGTTACAAGTTCGTCTTGGCGGTTACCGATAGCGTTGACTACGAAACCACCAAGCATTCTCATCAGATGACCATCATCGTCGAAGATGCTGCGGGTCTTAAGGATTCCGTCTTCCGCGTCATCAACATTGTTGACGTGAACGAACCTCCTTACATTGTGAAGGCCGACTTCGACCTGAAGGAACATAATAAGGAAGGTGCTACCGTCGGTACCATCGAATGGGGTGACGATAGGGATATGGACGGTGTTTCCAATCCGGCCTTCCGCGACAACCGCGTGGTGGCTGTGGACGGTGCAACCGATATCTTTGATGTGGACTCCCTTGGCGTAATCACTGTCAAGAAGACTTTGAACTACGAAACCGACGATTCCACTTACACCTTGATTGTAAGCGTGGTGGACAAGACTGATCCTACCTTGAAGTCTACTGAAACCATGACCATCCATCTGAAGAATATTCCGGAAACTCCGGTAATCACTTCTACCGAATTCTCTGTTGATGAAAATCCGGCAGACCGAAAGGTTATCGGTACCCTCACTTCCGAAGACTTGGATGACCTGAAGAATGAAGAAACTCGTACTTACACTCTTATCGGTACCAGTGAATTTGTCAAGGTTACCGAAAATGGTGAAATCGTGGTGATTAACAAGGATAAGTTTGACTACGAAACTGTGGATTCCTTCACCATCAAGGTTAAGGTTACTGACCCGCAGGGCGTATCCTCCGACACTACGGTTACGATCAAGATTAACGATGTGAACGAAGCTCCGAATCTGGATGACAAGCCCATCACCGTTTCCGAACATACCGCTCCGGGTACTGTGATCGATACCTTGAAGGCTACTGACCCGGATAAGGATCCTACGAAGCGCGAACTGACCTACACGATTGTCGACGGTGATACTAGCCTCTTCGAAATTGACTCGAAGACTGGTGTAATCACCCTGAAGGATTCCCTGGACTATGAAAAGGCTAAGGAACATATCCTGAAGGTCGAAGTTTCTGACGGAGAATTTGCTGACATTGCAAAGATTACCGTGAATGTCGAGAACGTGGAAGAAAAATCCGTCGTGGAAATCCAGATGGTGGATGATGGTGACTCCCTGTGGGTTCGTCCTGACTCTGTCTACACCAACCGTACGGATGTGACAATCTGCTGGACTGAGGATGGTCGAGACTACTGCAGCGATACCACCATGACAGAAGGTATCCACACCATTATCAAGACCTTCAAGGATCCCAAGAAGGACTTCCCGGGTGCTGATACTGTGGTTATCCAGATTAGCACTTCAGCTCCGCAGGTGATCGTTTCTGCTAAGGCTGATGGCTTGAGCGATGGTAGCATCTTCACCTTGGATGAAGGTGTGCTTGCAGGCGATACCAATATCTACGTGAACGATTCCAAGAATGACATCCAGGTGACCATCAAGGATCCTGTCAACAAGAAGGACTCTACCTTCACCGTGAAGCTGGATCTTGAAACTGTGGATGTTTCCGATAAGGACCTGGAATCTGTATCGAACATCGCTGAAAAGGGTAAGCTGACCTTGAATGAAAATCCGAAGATTCCCGCAAGCCGTACTCCGGTGAACGGATCTGAAGTGAAGGTTTTCTACACTGAAGAAGTGGATGGCAAGAAGGTTGAAGTTTCCTACTACACCGATAAGAACGGCGATGTCCTGAAGACTCCTGTAATTATCGATGGCAAGGTGGATTCTATCGAGGTGATTACCGTCTCTTATGAAACTAAGATTGGCGGTAGGGACGTGGTTGTTTCTTACCAGGCTGATGCAATTACCGGCCAGGTGCTGAACGTGTCCTCTGACGGTATGCTGACCTACGATGACAAGATCGTGGTCGAAAGTGTTCCGGATGGCAAGCCCAGCGCAAAGGACACCACCGTTTCCAATACCACCGAAGTTAGCGTTGGTTCCTACAAGGTTACCTACGAATACGAAGATGAAAAGCACAACACTATCGTGGTTACTTACACCGTCGACGAAAAGGGTAACATTGTGAAGAACGGTGATGGCGACATTGGTTACAAGGTCTCCTACACCTACGAAAATAAGTTCGGCAACTCTGCAACTCAGTCTGTGTTCATCGTGCTTGACCAGAAGCCGCCTGTAGTGAAGATCGTAAGCCCCGAATACGGCTCCAAGATTCGTGCTAACTCTGTGGAAGTGGTCTGGACCGTTAATGGTGTCGTTCAGGATACCTTGACTCTCCAGGGTCTCAAGAAGGGCTTCCAGTGGATCAAGCGTGAATACCGCGATAAGGCTGGCAACACTGCAGTCGACTCCGTGGCTGTCCAGGTGAAGGATGCTAAGTCCATGGAAATCGAAGTGGTCGAAGCCGTAACCGAAATGAACGTGGAAAAGGTTGAAGAATACTATGCCTCCAACCCGCCGAAGAAGGGTGAAACCTTTGCTGTTAGCGTGGCAAATCCCTCTACCGGCAAGGAAGTTGAAGCTCTGACTGGTGGTAGCTATGGCCAGGAAGATGGCACCTTCAAGACTCCGTATCCGGGTGTTGAGGGTAATGGCCACCTCGGTCCGACCTTGGCTATGGAGGTCCGCCTGCCTGTGGTGAACGACGTTGCTGGTCTTGCAACCTTCGATGACCTTATTCTTTCCGATGGTACTATCTCTAGCCGCGGCGTGAATAGTGACCGATGCAAGATGGCAGAAGAATACGAAGCCATGGGTCTTGTCGTTGACACCCTGGTGAAGGATACCTCTGTCTGCGTGAAGTTCACTCAGGAGCAGTACGTTGAAAAGTTCTGCGAAGACGATGTCGACCTTACGGGTGACTTGAGCAAGATCAACCTGTATTCTACTAGAATGCATGCTAAGGTCTGGATTTACACCTCTATTGGTGGCTTCGTAGATTACTACAACTTCAAGGTGGACCTGAACGATCCGGATTACACTGACAATGCTGGTGTCTTGAACATGTACTTCGAACAGAAACCGGATAAGAATGGCGAAATCCATACGGAAGACGGCCGCGTAATGGCTACCGGCGCTTACCTCTACAAGGTTGAAGCCGATATCCGTGCAAAGCTGCGCTGCTCTCTGCCTCCGTTCGACGAAGTTTCCTCTACCAACAAGAAGAAGGGATCTGTCGTCAAGAAGTCTGACGAACTGCTGAAGCCCTTCGGTTACAAGAGACCTTCCAAGAAGTAA